In Eleginops maclovinus isolate JMC-PN-2008 ecotype Puerto Natales chromosome 19, JC_Emac_rtc_rv5, whole genome shotgun sequence, the sequence caagtacaagatctgagtacttctactttactcaagtacaagatctgagtacttctactttactcaagtacaagatctgagtacttctactttactcaagtacaagatctgagtacttctactttactcaagtacaagatctgagtacttctactttactcaactacaagatctgagtacttctactttactcaagtacaagatctgagtacttctactttactcaagtacaagacctgagtacttctactttactcaagacctgagtacttctactttactcaagtacaagatctgagtacttctactttactcaaatacaagatctgagtacttccactttactcaagaacaagatctgagtacttctcctttactcaagtacaagacctgagtacttctactttactcaagtacaagatctgagtacttctactttactcaagtacaagacctgagtacttctactttactcaagtacaagatctgagtacttctactttactcaagtacaagacctgagtacttctactttactcaagtacaagatctgagtacttctactttaactcaagtacaatatctgagtacttctactttactaaagtacaagacctgagtacttctacttttactaaagtacaagatctgactacttgtacttttactaaagtacaagatctgactacttctacttttactcaagaacaagatctgagtacttctactttactcaagtacaagacctgagtacttctacttcaggTTTCTAAATAACTTTGAATGGAGAAACTGTCAGTTAGCATCAGGCCCACAAAAGTGCTACTTTTAGTGATTAAAACAGCCCTTAAgtccttatttatttaattaaactaaCACATAAGAACTCAACTAGCTTCATGAACCTCATTCCAACAGTTTTGATACTCTATATCACATATTCTCATTAGGTTTCGTTAAGTCTTAGTCGCACATTAGCTGCTAGCTCCACTGTTTGACAGCGTTGATTTTTAGCTGCTAcgtagctaacatgctaaatgtGCGTCAGACTATTCATTCCGTGTTCTTCTCACCTGCAGAGCCTCGCTTCAGCTTTATGTCCAACATCTTGGAGGACAGGGAGCCGTTCATGTTTTCAAAGACAGCAGACAGATGTttaacaagaagaagaagggacaCACTATTTATCTGAAGGTGAACTCATTGAGGAGTTTCGCTTTCTTCCTCCGACTGATGTGCTGCCGCCTGTCGGACAGAGGCGGAACCTTTGAATCACAGAGCTGGAAAACATTGATCCTTCACTTGAGTAAAAGGCAAGGACCTGTAAACATATGAAGAATACAAAtccttttaaaaagtcagaaatctaaaaagtctgaattctcAAGTCCATTTTTCCAAGTCCAGAGAAATCAgaattttaataaaaatagtcacatttttattcaaaaaagcgagtataaaaaatgtcaaaattctaaaaaaagtctgaattctaaaaagaagtcaaaatacagaagaattcgaattttgaaaaaaagtgatgattttgGAAAAATAATCGTACTTCGAAAGTCGAGatttctaaaaaaaagtcagaaatttgaaaaagaaagtcagatcttttaggaaaaaatgataatactgaagaaaaagtcaatttggaaaaataatctgaagtttaaaaagaaagtcaaaacGGAAAGGAGATCATTAGGGCCACACGAataagttagaataatgaggaaTAGTGGGGCATTCAAAAAAATCGAATTtagaaaagtcagattttttaggaaaaagtgacttttttattttgacattttttaaatcttttaaaattctctttttctcccaatttgttttccttttgattttcttatCAAACTCcagatttttttccctcaaaatTTTGACTTACCGCTTTTTTCCTAAAACatctgacctttttttatttctgatcaTTTTTCTTAAAGTCGCCTTctaggaaaaaagtgatcattttaataAGATGATTGGGAGCACATGAAGTATTAGTTAGAATAATgaaaaatagtgggacatttttaaaagtcgaaattctgaaaaacaaatctgaatttgaaaaaaagtttaaataaaaatctaaatctgaAAAAGTTAGAATTCTGAAAAAGTTAGAATTCTGAATAAAAGTCAAAGAAAGAGTGagaattatttaaaaagccaGAATCTAAAAAGGTATTCTGAAGTCAGAAAGTCCAGAGAATGAAATATCAATGAGAATCGTTTAATGCACAGAATCAAACCCTTATAGAAACATTCAAACAGGGAAACTCTTATTTATTAAGTGCACAGGCAAGCAGCGCATGGGAACAATACTCTGAATCACACAGCGTCAGTCCGTTCTTATTTGATAGTATACATTATCTCAAAATAATTGTTCCACCTTTATCTTTGGCAACATTCATTCGAGGCTCACTTTTTAAGTTTGACTTCAACATGAAATCAATGACTCGTAAAACTTTACCCTTGGGAGGATTAATACTGAGGAAAGCAGAGTATAAATATATCTTGATACACTTCATTATTCACCTGCTGGATGTAAGGAGGGGGAAGGTTTCAGGTTCACTCATGCACTAAAAGGCTGATCCAGATCTTTTTATAAAGGACAGAATAATAAACATACACGTGCTGTAAACAAAATACAGCACACTATTGTGATATCCAGCTATCCTGCACTGTCCTTATTAGCTATACGTTAGTAAGGGAAAGTTCACGgcaacatttgaaacatttctcGACTAACTTGAGCGCTGATCATCAAACCCTAGACAGTTTAAGTGTGAGTTGCAGAGAATTGAAGATGGCAGTCATAGGAGGAACTACTTTCTTTCGACCGAACTACACCCGCCAATAGAGGGAGCAGATGCTTCTTTCTGCGTAGTGATACGTTGGAAAGAAAATAGTCCCCACATCAAACTGCTCACATAATCTGTGGGTTTTATTTGTTAACGTTTTAGGAAGGAGGCAGctgttgacttttaaaatgtatctttgaGGACCACTAAACTTTACTTTTATCTAACATGCACAACAACCATAACACCAAAAAGgcataatagagcccctttaagaGACAtggatttaaatattgtatatttcCCCCCAGAAATAAGGTCCCATGTGATAGTTTATATTCGAGAGTAGGGCGATATCTCCACCACTCAGAAACTCGCACTAAACTAAACTGATTGATAAATAGCACAACAGGTGAGAGGGAACGATGTTGTGGTGAACTGTCCGTTTAGAAAGCCTGTTTTATATTCACTACTTTGTTAAGTCATAAAATATATGGGATTGTGagttgcagaaaaacaaaaacatatcatCCAGCAAAACAAAGAGGATAACATGTGCAGACCTGATCTGCCTAACGACCGAGAGGGGAGCACTGCTCGTATCAACCCTCCGTTAGAGGCCGAGTGTGTGCAGGTCTCCGGAGCAGCGAGTGTGTCAGCAGCTCGGGGGTCAGATCATGTTGGGGGCCACGCTGTGGAGCACCACGTCCCCTGTCACTCTCAGCAGGGTCACCTCCTCCATGCCCCCCACCCTGTGCTCGTACTCCAGCAGGTGGGAGCCATCCACCGCCACCTTAAAGTAGTCCTCCTCCACCAGGATCTTCAGCTgaagggaggtgggggggggggcagagaagaGACTTTAGAGCAACAAGCCAAACTATCACAGGTTAGCGGcatactcaattctgattggtcaatttgggcATTCATCATGAGTATGTTCAGATGTTCTTAAGTTTCCTTACCTCGAAGCGGCGGCCCTGTGCGAAGGGGAAGTGCCCGTCCCGCTCCTCTGGGCCCCAGCACCCTCCCAGGTTTGAGTTTCTGACGATGGTTTGCTCGGGGAATCGAGGATTGAAGTGAAAGACGACGTCTGAACCTTTGAAGAAGTCAACCTGGAACCTGCAGGAGGTGAAATCAGAACATTATCCCCCATTTTAAAAGACTGTTGCCTCAATTTATCAATTCAGGCAACGttagaacacacacagctttggTTTAAAACATGCAATATAACATAATTATAATCCATTGAACCTATAAGATTTTAATGACAGCAAAACATCTATATTATGAAACTATTCTTTTTCATTTGGTAAAATTAATGCctcattttgtttattgttcCACTTTTTTAAGAGCCTAAACTGTAGTGCAGATTATAATGCATCCATTCATAAGGAAGAGTAAAATGCATTATAGATATGGGCATCATAGAAAGTGATACCTCTGATCACAGCGAAGTGTTTAAAAAATCCAAAGgtgattaaatataaaagattcaaaacataaaatattaaaagatatgaaaataaaaaatatataaaagtcaAATTAGTAAAATATAGAAACCTGAagataaataaagcaatttGAATATCAGAATTAAATAACTaaagtgtgtgtacctgtttgCGCCAGGAACAGGCTCTGCATCTATCGTGATGACCAGTCGGGGTAATATTCCCGAGTGAAGAGGGAGATCATACGGCAGCATCTGCAGGAAATATCCACAttaaaaaccacaaacaaacatttaaactcctgtttggaaataaagttaaataaaccATAATGACAATTTGTGATTGACTGTTTATTAATCAAagtacagaaacaaaaaaacagtgttaTCCGGTTATATAATATCCAGAAGTAGAACATTTTATCTCTGAGTTTCTGATAAACAGCATTAGTAATACTCTTAAGTGCTTATTATGGAGGGTATTCTTAGTTACACAATATTCCACCCGGCCCACATTCCTCCGTACGAAACCCAAATGATTCATCTCCTCCTTTAGTTCAAAACTCTGACGTCATCCATAATGACTAGACAAGACTAGGTCCAAAAGTAAAGTtcgttttttacatttttactgcaataagtgtacaaaataaatgataaccATGTACAAAAGTTACAAGGTAGTGTGGAAATATAGATTTAATgaaaactgtgattttataaaagaatacaaaacatttatgtgAGTTTCTGTGTAAAGGTGTAAATCATATTGCACGTCAAACAATCGGCTTTTTGTGATTATCCACATGTCGTTGGTTCTGGAGGTGGCGTCCGTGTCCGACTGAATACTTGAGTTCATTGCTTTCAATTATAGGGCGGATTATATCTGGGCTGAAAGACAAGAATACAATTTTTGATAACTaggtttgaatatttatttattctgcttCATGATTTGCTTTGCACCCCCGCAGAGCCCAAGAAGCAGGAGGAATAATCTGCAGCCTCACTGAAGATACATAATCCCAAAGAAAACCATACCTTTCTTCTTCCACCAGCAGACGTAGAAATCAGTGAATAAAGCTGGGTTTGGCTCAGTATAAATATACTGCACAGTATAACCCTAACATCAGCCTCCTGAGGCGTCAGAGTTTGCAGATAATCTCAAAATGGTTCAAATCAACCAAATTCATTCTTTTAATTTCTCTTGCTGATTAATCGTTCCACCGCTAATCTGAGATGACAGCAGGGGGACAGGTAAAGTTTTGGCAGTGACGCTGGAAGGAGTTCCCCAAATATCTGAGAGACCTTCACCCCCAGAGTCCCCCCCTCACCAGAGAGAAaccatgagagagagaggaagcagaaagcAAGCAGCAGATCACTGAACAGAGAGAGACTCACCATGCCTCCTGGAGCGGCCGGACCCCCGTATGGACCCATGGGCCCGGGGCCAGGGCCGAAGGGGCCGGGGGCAGCAGGGTATCCTCCGGCTGAGGGTGGTCCCCAGGAACCGGTGGGCATGGGGGGGAAGCCTCCAGCAGGGAATCCTGGGAACGCTCCAGGGCCGGCTGCAGGGGGGAAAGCACCCGGACCCCCGGGCCCGTACATCCCGTTTCCTCCGGGCTGACCTCCAGGGTAAGGCAGATTTTGATATGCAGGGGGGGCTCCGGGGCCAGAGGGAAAGGGTCCAGCTGGGTAAGGGGCAGGGCCTCCAGGGCAGCTGTCCTGGAGCTCCCTCGGGGGGGTAGTGCCCGGGGTACTGGGGGGGGTACTGCCCGGGAAACTGTCCCGGGGCTCCAGGGCTGGAAGGGAACTGTCCGGGAGCTCCAGGTGCAGGGGGGTACTGTCCAGGGATCCCGGGCCCGGGGTGGAAGCCTCCAGGTGCAGAAGGAGGTCCGGGGTATTGCCCTGGTGCTCCGGGGCCAGACTGATATGGGAACTGCCCCGGGGCCCCTGGCCCGGAGGATCCAGCGGGATAACCCCCTGGAGCAGAGGGCTGGGTGGGGGCTCCGGGGGCTGAACCGGGCCACCCCGGGTTAGCAGGAGGCTGATGGTTCCCGGCCGGAGCCGACGGGTTGTTGTGTCCGATGTTCTTGGCTTTGCTCGGAGTGTCGTCTCCTAATGCGTCGGACAGCTGGAGACAGAAAGTGAAAGTGACTCTGGATTATTCAACATGGggattattttctaaattaatcCATTATCCGTCTTGTCTTTATGTCAGAAAAACCAGTCTTTTGTTTTACTAAACCAAAACACAAGATCCCGTTTCTTTTCCTCTGGAAACACTGATCATTGAGGCTCCTCTAATAAAGGATCTGTTAAACCATAGAAACAGATCAAAACTCACCGAGAAATCTGCCATgatctaaaagaaaaacacaagatggAAACTTTCATCAAACAACCAATTATACAATTCGATTAAATAAGATCTTTAATAACGTCTTAAACACATGAAATGTTGATGTCttacttttcaaatgtcataaatacaaaaaaatatcataGAATAATACAAACACAGCCAATAAGAAGTCATACGTAAAGTAGTTCCTAATTGAAACAATCACATGGCAAAACATTTCGATTTAAAAGCACATAAATGAAACCCAAACATTTGTCTCCCACAGTGCGTTGTGTTTTGGGGAGTTTTAAAGCTGTCAGCAGGGCTGGTCTCAGGCTGACTAAGTGTTTCCATCCCCGCCTGCTTACCAACATAACACATTTGGGAAGGGCTGAAATACATTCACTCAACTTAAACATCATTATGAGAAGAAACACAGACTGACTTTAGctgcatgtttttaaattgtcCTGATAGTTGGCTATTAGCTATTAGCAGCTAACGGTTAGCTTGTGTGTTATGTTAGCTCCTCGGTGTCAAAAGAGGGTAAAAACTGATATTAAATGTTACCTCTCAGAAGATGGACCTCTCTCAGGTGATGTGTTGGTAAATAGGGAGGATTTGTGCAGCTGTTGGGACTCAGTTAACCTGCTAATTTAGCCTCCCGAGGCAGAAAACTCCAAGCTAACGTCAGCTCTGCTCTCACAACTACAACTCTGGAGCAGGAAGCGCGCACACGGTGATGACGTATTCTAATGGCTGGGCGCGTTCCCGAGCACAGCATACCGGACGCATGAGAACGCATGCACATAAGCGCAGTGAATGTACACACcctgaaaaatatacataaGTTAAGTTAAAGTATACttaattatgattttaaaataaatgtatgtaagtgttttaaaagggaaaaatacCTTTCAAAAAACCATCCGATTATTATcgttaaaaataaactgtaaacaaaataaaaaacacacagcctcacaATTATCttatcaacatgttttaaaagtaaaacattgaattattatttatacagataaataaaaagagaatgcTAAATAAAAAcgttgaaataatacaaaagaaatctaaatgaaatgaacagGAAGCTCAGATGAAATCAGgaaagtatacacacacacacacacacacacacacacacacacacacacacacacacacacacacacacacacacacatacacacacacacacacacacacacacacacacacacacacacacacacacacacacacacacacacacatacatagtcACAcggaggggaaatgtacatctGACCCATCCtggtgttaggagcagtgggttgccattatgtacggcgcccggggtGCAGTGTAAGGAACGGTGctttgctcagggacacctcggtagcacttggtctttgCGGGACTTTAACTGGTGACCATgcggttcccaagccaagtccctatggacttcgccaccaccgccctgtGGGGCATTCTTCATactcagtacttttacttaattacatttttcaagcaGAGTTATTTACTATTATAACATACATAATTACTCCTTCCACCACTGTTAATAATGTGTAAGAGGCTAATGGTTCACCTCACAgctttatgtgttttatgtttaataCCGCACTGTATTACATGGTATAAAATGAGCTTGTTTAGGATATTAAAACCTAATAACTAGGAACTAAACAGTTGTGATTGTTTCTCTTGtacaataacatgtttaaagCACAGTGTGTCATAATAAAGTGAGAGCAGAGGTTTATAATACACTtttgaaggggggggggggggggggcggtgcttgtctgtgattggtcaaaccaGTCACAAGATGatgtgaagtaaaaaaaaaaacattgaagcGTCTCTACCATTCAGAGCAGCTGCAGAATCAGGGATACCTCTCACTCTGCTACAATGGTAAGTTA encodes:
- the lgals3a gene encoding LOW QUALITY PROTEIN: galectin-3 (The sequence of the model RefSeq protein was modified relative to this genomic sequence to represent the inferred CDS: deleted 1 base in 1 codon); the protein is MADFSLSDALGDDTPSKAKNIGHNNPSAPAGNHQPPANPGWPGSAPGAPTQPSAPGGYPAGSSGPGAPGQFPYQSGPGAPGQYPGPPSAPGGFHPGPGIPGQYPPAPGAPGQFPSSPGAPGQFPGQYPPQYPGHYPPEGAPGQLPGGPAPYPAGPFPSGPGAPPAYQNLPYPGGQPGGNGMYGPGGPGAFPPAAGPGAFPGFPAGGFPPMPTGSWGPPSAGGYPAAPGPFGPGPGPMGPYGGPAAPGGMMLPYDLPLHSGILPRLVITIDAEPVPGANRFQVDFFKGSDVVFHFNPRFPEQTIVRNSNLGGCWGPEERDGHFPFAQGRRFELKILVEEDYFKVAVDGSHLLEYEHRVGGMEEVTLLRVTGDVVLHSVAPNMI